A genomic region of Rhodothermales bacterium contains the following coding sequences:
- a CDS encoding T9SS type A sorting domain-containing protein has product MHRFATVFFAFCFLALSAHAQWTFVSQDFEPTDFAILDGRIVVSGASTISPAASHEVHVSADGGQSWSLVSAAEGRNVLATPDGFILAELNTKFDGTPDGQSWTPNDWGGYDVAKTTQMFYDPIADRVFATTQNYVLLISSDRGQTWVNAPLSSSDSELTFVHAQGDIVLTGYNGTQGALHLSTDGGQTWANLGQGRPTGGFVAPNGDLYYTKDVNIGVVTPSNGLFRSRDGGATFEQLFAAPNKGFQGRKSPLRMAAAIYVNGPNLLFSANDRLYLSTDDGVTWEDASAGIVPDDTGESAAIRFEIAGDTAYLLLLSNDRNQGIHTGYGLYARPVSEFGFAATNTSNQAEADVPQSFRLGAAYPNPFNPQTTIPYELSRPGHLRLSIHDVTGREIAVLRDAHTPAGQFESTWSAPNAPSGAYLVRLTFDGTTLTNTLTLLK; this is encoded by the coding sequence ATGCATCGTTTCGCTACGGTATTCTTTGCCTTCTGCTTTCTGGCTCTTTCGGCGCACGCGCAGTGGACCTTCGTGTCGCAGGACTTTGAGCCCACCGATTTTGCCATCCTGGACGGCCGGATCGTGGTGTCGGGGGCGTCGACCATTTCTCCTGCGGCGTCGCACGAGGTCCACGTGTCCGCGGATGGCGGACAGAGTTGGTCCCTGGTGTCTGCGGCTGAAGGTCGAAACGTTTTGGCCACGCCAGATGGGTTCATCCTGGCGGAACTGAACACCAAATTTGACGGCACGCCCGATGGGCAATCGTGGACCCCCAACGACTGGGGCGGCTACGATGTGGCCAAAACCACCCAGATGTTCTACGATCCGATTGCGGATCGTGTCTTCGCCACGACGCAGAACTATGTGTTGCTCATCAGTTCCGACCGCGGCCAGACCTGGGTGAACGCGCCGCTCTCGTCGTCCGACAGCGAGTTGACCTTTGTGCACGCCCAGGGCGACATCGTGCTGACCGGATACAACGGCACACAGGGTGCGCTGCACCTGTCAACGGACGGCGGGCAGACCTGGGCCAATCTTGGTCAGGGCCGGCCAACCGGTGGGTTTGTCGCACCCAACGGAGATCTGTACTACACGAAAGACGTGAACATCGGCGTCGTAACTCCTTCAAACGGGCTCTTCCGGAGCCGGGACGGCGGGGCCACCTTTGAGCAGCTCTTTGCCGCTCCAAACAAGGGTTTCCAGGGTCGCAAGTCTCCCTTGAGGATGGCGGCGGCCATCTACGTCAACGGCCCGAACCTGCTCTTCAGCGCAAATGACCGGCTCTATCTCAGCACGGATGATGGCGTGACCTGGGAAGACGCCAGCGCCGGCATCGTGCCTGACGACACGGGTGAATCCGCCGCAATCCGGTTCGAAATCGCAGGGGACACCGCCTACCTGCTCCTGCTCAGCAATGACCGGAATCAGGGCATCCACACCGGCTACGGCCTCTACGCCCGCCCCGTCTCCGAATTCGGTTTCGCCGCGACCAACACCTCCAACCAGGCCGAGGCCGACGTGCCCCAGTCATTCCGTCTGGGAGCCGCCTACCCCAACCCCTTCAATCCCCAGACCACCATACCCTACGAGTTGAGCCGCCCCGGCCACCTCCGCCTGTCCATCCACGACGTGACCGGCCGAGAGATAGCCGTCCTCCGAGACGCCCACACCCCCGCCGGCCAGTTCGAATCAACCTGGAGCGCCCCCAACGCACCAAGTGGCGCCTACCTAGTCCGCCTCACATTCGATGGCACAACGCTCACCAATACCCTCACCCTCCTGAAGTAA
- a CDS encoding rod shape-determining protein: protein MPAKKKTSTNGTADRTLYIGIDLGTSRSAIVASNGKREWVQSYVGWPKDFVAKKMLGRDVLFGSDALENRLSLRLTRPLEQGVIRDGTQRDEEAVRALVHHLIEQVNPGKATEIYAAVGVPAEALRVNKLAIRNAVKEYADSLMVVSEPFAVAYGLGTLNNALIIDIGAGTADFCIMHGTMPGEEDQRTITVAGDYLDQQLLDRLNEHHPTASFSEVMVRSFKEEYGFVGGNTKRVKVKVPIGGVSTALDVTNDVRAVCEGIVPVLAEATMDLIARYEPDFQEEVKQNVFLAGGGSQIRGLPDALAEELKEFGAFKIRPIDDPLYAGAEGALALAQDMPEEYWEDM, encoded by the coding sequence ATGCCTGCCAAGAAGAAGACGTCGACCAACGGTACGGCGGACCGCACCCTCTACATAGGGATCGACCTGGGCACGTCACGAAGCGCCATCGTTGCCAGCAACGGCAAGCGCGAGTGGGTGCAGAGCTACGTGGGTTGGCCCAAGGATTTTGTGGCCAAGAAGATGCTGGGGCGCGATGTGCTCTTCGGCTCTGATGCGCTTGAAAATCGCCTTTCGCTCCGGCTTACGCGGCCCCTCGAGCAGGGCGTCATCCGTGACGGAACCCAGCGCGACGAAGAGGCCGTGCGCGCGCTCGTGCACCATCTCATCGAACAGGTCAATCCCGGCAAGGCCACCGAGATCTACGCCGCGGTGGGCGTGCCGGCTGAAGCCCTGCGCGTGAACAAACTCGCCATCCGGAATGCCGTCAAGGAGTATGCAGACTCGCTCATGGTGGTGTCGGAGCCCTTCGCTGTGGCCTATGGCCTGGGAACGCTGAACAACGCACTGATCATCGACATCGGGGCCGGCACCGCGGACTTCTGCATCATGCACGGCACCATGCCGGGCGAGGAAGACCAGCGCACGATTACCGTGGCTGGCGACTACCTGGACCAGCAGCTGCTTGACCGACTCAACGAGCACCACCCCACCGCTTCATTCAGCGAGGTGATGGTGCGGTCCTTCAAGGAGGAGTACGGCTTCGTCGGCGGCAATACCAAACGCGTGAAGGTCAAGGTGCCGATCGGTGGTGTTTCGACCGCGCTGGACGTGACCAATGACGTGCGCGCCGTGTGCGAGGGCATCGTGCCTGTGCTGGCTGAGGCCACCATGGACCTCATCGCCCGTTACGAGCCCGATTTCCAGGAAGAGGTCAAGCAAAACGTCTTCCTCGCCGGTGGCGGCAGCCAGATCCGCGGCCTGCCCGATGCGCTCGCCGAGGAGCTCAAGGAGTTCGGTGCGTTCAAGATCCGGCCCATCGACGATCCGTTGTATGCGGGGGCAGAGGGTGCTTTGGCGCTGGCGCAGGATATGCCGGAGGAGTACTGGGAAGACATGTAG
- a CDS encoding N-acetylmuramoyl-L-alanine amidase, with protein sequence METDRFEPSKKARASMLRGVYEDNRKIKDGGVADAERRRRQATVWSVATLVVALLVVVGIQFLPGGGEAEAPAAPALGANTILGANLPVIDTGQEDVPAVDPAEFRRLLAGPTPIVDLFDLQVRTIVIDPGHGGEDPGAVGLSDVLEKDVTLDVGLRLARRLEARGYAVLMTRQGDSTLTLRERVEFANRQPTDLFVSIHANSFPDRRANALETYYFGANTERALLRLAEAENQGSDYTLADFNDMIRRLSSTVKLQESRRLAVAIQQSMVAGNRVEQPGIQDWGVKPGPFVVLLGSDAPSVLAEISVLSNQGQVDRLRSDAHREQLAVYLEEGILNYLVARGQSQTPSPQ encoded by the coding sequence GTGGAAACGGATCGGTTTGAGCCATCCAAGAAGGCCAGAGCCTCGATGCTGCGCGGCGTCTACGAGGACAACCGCAAGATCAAGGACGGCGGTGTGGCGGACGCCGAACGGCGCAGGCGACAGGCTACCGTGTGGAGTGTTGCCACACTGGTGGTTGCGCTTCTGGTCGTCGTCGGGATCCAGTTTCTGCCCGGCGGAGGCGAGGCGGAAGCGCCGGCCGCTCCCGCGCTAGGGGCGAATACCATTCTTGGGGCAAACCTGCCCGTGATCGACACCGGCCAGGAAGATGTACCGGCCGTGGATCCGGCCGAGTTCCGGAGACTGCTGGCCGGCCCCACACCGATCGTGGACCTGTTCGACCTGCAGGTACGCACCATCGTCATTGACCCCGGGCACGGCGGGGAAGACCCCGGTGCCGTGGGACTGTCGGATGTGCTGGAGAAGGACGTCACGCTGGACGTCGGCCTTCGACTGGCCCGGCGGCTTGAGGCGCGCGGCTATGCCGTGCTCATGACCAGGCAGGGTGACTCCACGCTGACGCTTCGGGAGCGCGTCGAGTTCGCCAACCGGCAGCCGACCGACCTCTTTGTCTCCATCCATGCCAACAGCTTTCCGGACCGCCGGGCCAATGCGCTGGAGACCTACTACTTCGGCGCGAATACGGAACGGGCCCTGCTGCGGCTTGCAGAGGCTGAGAACCAGGGGTCGGACTATACCCTGGCAGACTTCAACGACATGATTCGCCGCCTGTCCAGCACGGTGAAGCTGCAGGAGTCGCGCCGTCTGGCCGTGGCCATTCAGCAATCGATGGTCGCCGGCAACCGCGTCGAGCAGCCCGGCATCCAGGACTGGGGCGTGAAGCCCGGTCCGTTTGTGGTGCTGTTGGGCTCCGATGCTCCAAGTGTGCTTGCGGAGATTTCCGTGCTCAGCAATCAGGGGCAGGTGGATCGGCTGCGGTCCGATGCCCATCGCGAGCAACTGGCCGTGTACCTCGAGGAAGGCATCCTCAACTACCTCGTGGCTCGAGGCCAATCCCAAACTCCATCCCCTCAGTAA
- a CDS encoding stage 0 sporulation protein has translation MACESCGNGGAGGCGGDCGTDACPSNQPADWLTDMGAPVATVDFPILEVQFKGGRKGFYRKSPELDVQTGEQIIVEADRGVDLGTIHLSGEMVRIRLRSKSLDADGEFPEVVRRATGDDLQRWEENKEKETETFLIGRRTIDRMGLPMKLVDVEWQFDGKKVTFYFTADHRVDFRELVRRLARRFRTRVELRQIGARDEAARIGGIGSCGRELCCSTWLQEFKPVSTQAAKTQNLPLNPVRLSGQCGRLKCCLNYELEQYMTALRRFPRIDSRVSLPEGSAIVRKVDIFRDLVWMQLDRGGWIERDLESVRSSMGKGRSN, from the coding sequence ATGGCGTGTGAGTCCTGTGGAAACGGAGGCGCCGGGGGATGTGGAGGTGACTGCGGCACCGACGCGTGCCCGTCCAATCAGCCGGCTGACTGGTTGACCGACATGGGCGCCCCTGTGGCGACGGTCGACTTCCCGATTCTGGAGGTCCAGTTCAAGGGCGGGCGCAAGGGCTTCTATCGCAAGAGCCCCGAGCTCGACGTTCAGACCGGCGAACAGATTATCGTAGAGGCAGACCGAGGGGTTGATCTGGGCACCATTCACCTGTCCGGAGAAATGGTGCGCATTCGGCTACGATCCAAGTCGTTGGATGCCGATGGCGAGTTTCCTGAGGTCGTCCGCCGAGCCACCGGGGACGACCTGCAGCGCTGGGAGGAGAACAAGGAGAAGGAAACCGAAACGTTTCTCATCGGCAGACGCACCATCGACCGCATGGGCCTGCCCATGAAACTGGTGGATGTGGAGTGGCAGTTCGATGGGAAGAAGGTCACGTTTTACTTCACCGCAGACCATCGCGTCGACTTTCGGGAGCTCGTGCGCAGGTTGGCGAGGCGCTTTCGGACCCGGGTCGAGTTGCGCCAGATCGGAGCCAGGGATGAAGCTGCACGCATCGGGGGCATCGGGTCATGCGGGCGCGAACTCTGCTGCTCGACCTGGCTGCAGGAGTTCAAGCCGGTTTCGACTCAGGCTGCCAAGACCCAGAACCTGCCGCTGAACCCGGTGCGGCTGTCGGGACAGTGCGGGCGATTGAAATGCTGCCTCAACTACGAATTGGAGCAGTACATGACGGCGCTGCGGCGCTTTCCCCGCATCGATTCCAGAGTGTCCTTGCCCGAGGGCTCTGCCATTGTGCGCAAGGTGGACATTTTCCGCGACCTGGTGTGGATGCAGCTGGACCGCGGAGGGTGG